One part of the Sphingobacterium sp. LZ7M1 genome encodes these proteins:
- the ispE gene encoding 4-(cytidine 5'-diphospho)-2-C-methyl-D-erythritol kinase yields the protein MLKFANAKINLGLHIRSKRQDGYHELETIFYPVHIYDVLEILPAEKLELQIWNSDLLADDQNLCLKAFRFLQQDHHIDPVKIHLLKNIPIGAGLGGGSSDASSTLELLNDYFKLNLSKEILKQYAAKLGADCPFFIDNKAMYAEGIGTELSEIQLDLSPYKIIIIKPEIHISTVEAYSRVSPMVPSVDLREAIKLPIQEWKYHIINDFEISLFDRYPLIGDIKAKLYEKGAIYASMSGSGSSVFGIFEENVDLNELNKYGKVFMPVEL from the coding sequence ATGCTGAAGTTCGCAAACGCTAAAATTAACCTTGGTTTACACATCCGTAGCAAAAGGCAAGATGGATACCATGAACTGGAAACCATATTCTATCCAGTACATATCTATGATGTCCTTGAAATACTGCCGGCAGAAAAACTGGAACTCCAGATCTGGAATTCTGATCTCCTTGCGGATGATCAAAACCTTTGCCTTAAAGCTTTCCGTTTCCTGCAACAGGACCACCATATAGATCCTGTAAAAATTCATCTATTGAAGAACATCCCTATTGGTGCAGGTCTGGGCGGTGGATCTTCAGATGCCAGCTCAACCTTAGAGCTTTTAAACGATTACTTCAAGTTAAACTTAAGCAAGGAAATCCTGAAGCAATATGCAGCAAAGTTGGGAGCAGACTGTCCATTTTTTATTGATAATAAGGCCATGTATGCGGAAGGGATTGGAACCGAACTCAGCGAGATCCAACTCGACCTAAGTCCATACAAGATCATAATAATCAAACCGGAAATTCACATCTCTACGGTTGAGGCATACAGCAGGGTCAGTCCTATGGTTCCAAGTGTAGACTTGCGAGAAGCGATAAAACTTCCTATTCAAGAATGGAAATATCATATCATCAATGATTTTGAAATTTCCCTCTTTGATCGCTACCCATTAATAGGGGATATTAAAGCAAAACTTTACGAAAAAGGAGCTATCTACGCTTCAATGAGTGGGTCAGGTTCATCAGTATTCGGGATATTTGAAGAAAACGTAGACTTAAATGAATTAAATAAATACGGAAAAGTTTTTATGCCAGTTGAATTATAA
- a CDS encoding TonB-dependent receptor, protein MRKLFTLTFVFLISFTWLYGQSKTVTGTVKDSQSMIALPGVSVSISGKSGGAQTDEAGRFSLEASPTDSLVFSFIGYVSQSIAVGDKDQINVFLDDENMALEEVVVVGYGTQKKVDLTGSIGSVKAEEIVKQPAMSAMQSIQGKVAGLNVTASEAPGSTPQVTIRGLGTALGGRNPLYIVDGFPTDNLNSINPADIESINVLKDASSASIYGVRAANGVIMVTTKKGRVGSVKIGYEGYAGMKNMLNRVKMADASQYIQYYNENIQGIGRGTLLAANQANNTDWFDEILQNGTVFNNSINISGGSEIVDYFFSANNFTEQGIIDGSKFTRNTIRNNNTYKFLDNKLKFIQTLNLSFNKSTPKPFSAFNDAYRQTPLAPVMFDNGRYGTSIYNSSTGVAGYQTQPGETTGNLNSIGNPVYAIQRANQLLNNTRLQGGIEAEYQIFDFLKINSRIGGTKIFSNERSFTDIKDAWLNGNPLRTEADFNKLKNDNPNVTQYANNSLMYKKNEDFRWQWETFLTFDKNFNGHQVNAVAGFSREKSNISNMLSGTGYDLPVLEQYWNIDMASADYTKVLNQTYYTPRALASYFGRVQYNYNSKYYATATIRRDGSSVFRNTGNYYATFPSFGLGWTISNEDFMKDNTVLNFLKLRANWGVLGNQDIPLNVSQLLTAEGSSNYNYVFGPGQDLVLGAAFGSPALPLTWEKTQETGVGLDFEMFNRKLSGSVDFYNKLNTNVLMNVQPILNSPFANNFYDHGGKVRNKGIEVILNWANSVSEDFNYNIGVNYSYNHNELTDVKAAYDGAIGGSLANGQITKQIKSGQPIYGWWMWETDGVWQNTDEIANNAKYGTPRPGHLRYKDQNDDGVIDNRDKVFFGSYMPTSTYGVNLGINYKAIDFSLSGYGVAGNKIYNALKGTRINGGENITEDTFNNRWTADNKSNTDPGADRDSYASSYYLESGNYFRINNITLGYTFKKLYNSTSNMRLYFTAQNPFMFTKYTGFSPEIASDGNPALTSGIELSAYPTTRNFLFGINVQF, encoded by the coding sequence ATGAGGAAGTTATTTACACTGACCTTTGTTTTCCTTATCAGCTTTACATGGCTATACGGTCAAAGCAAAACCGTTACAGGTACGGTAAAGGACAGCCAAAGCATGATTGCTTTGCCTGGAGTTTCCGTTTCTATAAGTGGTAAATCAGGAGGAGCTCAGACGGATGAGGCAGGCCGTTTTAGCTTAGAGGCTAGCCCTACTGATTCATTGGTATTCTCTTTTATAGGATACGTGTCGCAAAGCATCGCAGTTGGCGACAAAGATCAAATCAATGTTTTCTTAGACGACGAGAACATGGCTTTAGAAGAGGTTGTGGTTGTCGGTTATGGTACACAGAAGAAAGTAGACTTAACGGGTTCCATTGGAAGCGTTAAGGCTGAAGAAATCGTGAAACAACCAGCCATGTCAGCTATGCAGTCTATTCAAGGTAAAGTAGCTGGTTTGAACGTAACAGCTTCAGAAGCTCCAGGTTCTACCCCACAAGTTACTATCCGCGGTCTAGGAACAGCATTAGGGGGAAGAAATCCATTGTATATCGTGGATGGTTTCCCAACTGATAACCTTAATTCAATCAACCCTGCAGACATCGAATCCATTAACGTATTGAAAGATGCTTCTTCTGCTTCCATTTATGGTGTTCGTGCTGCGAACGGTGTAATCATGGTTACTACCAAAAAAGGTAGAGTTGGTTCTGTTAAGATTGGCTACGAGGGCTATGCAGGTATGAAAAACATGTTGAACCGTGTTAAGATGGCTGATGCTTCCCAATATATCCAATATTATAACGAAAATATTCAGGGAATCGGAAGAGGTACTTTATTGGCGGCAAACCAAGCAAATAATACGGATTGGTTTGATGAAATCTTGCAAAATGGTACCGTATTCAATAACTCCATCAATATTTCTGGTGGATCTGAAATTGTAGACTATTTCTTCAGTGCAAATAATTTCACTGAACAAGGTATTATCGACGGTTCTAAATTCACTAGAAATACCATTAGAAACAACAATACCTACAAGTTTTTGGATAACAAACTTAAGTTTATCCAAACCTTAAACCTTTCATTCAATAAATCTACGCCAAAACCTTTCAGTGCATTTAATGATGCCTACCGTCAGACTCCATTGGCTCCAGTTATGTTTGACAACGGTCGTTATGGTACTTCAATTTACAATTCTTCAACTGGTGTTGCTGGATACCAAACTCAACCTGGTGAAACTACTGGTAACTTGAACTCGATCGGTAACCCTGTTTATGCAATCCAAAGAGCTAATCAATTGTTGAACAATACTCGTCTTCAAGGTGGTATCGAAGCGGAATATCAAATCTTTGATTTCTTAAAGATCAATTCACGTATCGGTGGAACTAAGATCTTCAGCAATGAAAGATCTTTTACTGATATCAAAGATGCATGGTTAAATGGCAATCCACTTCGTACAGAGGCTGATTTCAATAAATTGAAAAATGACAATCCAAATGTCACTCAATATGCAAACAACAGCTTGATGTACAAAAAGAACGAAGATTTCAGATGGCAATGGGAAACCTTCTTGACATTTGACAAAAACTTCAATGGTCATCAAGTAAACGCAGTTGCCGGTTTCTCTAGGGAGAAATCTAATATTTCAAATATGCTTTCAGGAACTGGATATGACCTGCCTGTTTTGGAGCAATATTGGAACATAGACATGGCTTCAGCAGATTATACCAAGGTGTTGAACCAAACTTATTATACACCAAGAGCATTAGCTTCTTATTTCGGTCGTGTTCAATATAACTACAACAGTAAATATTATGCAACAGCGACCATCAGACGTGATGGATCAAGTGTATTCAGAAACACAGGTAACTACTATGCGACCTTCCCTTCATTTGGTTTAGGTTGGACCATCTCCAATGAAGATTTCATGAAAGACAATACCGTATTGAATTTCTTGAAATTAAGAGCAAACTGGGGTGTATTAGGAAACCAAGATATTCCATTGAACGTTTCTCAATTATTGACTGCTGAAGGAAGTTCAAACTACAACTACGTATTTGGCCCTGGTCAAGACCTAGTATTAGGAGCAGCTTTTGGTAGCCCTGCATTACCATTGACTTGGGAGAAAACTCAAGAAACTGGTGTAGGTTTGGATTTTGAAATGTTCAATAGAAAACTTTCGGGTTCCGTAGATTTCTACAACAAGTTGAATACAAATGTACTGATGAACGTTCAGCCAATCTTGAACTCTCCTTTCGCCAATAACTTCTACGATCACGGTGGTAAGGTAAGAAACAAAGGTATTGAAGTGATCTTAAACTGGGCTAACTCTGTTTCTGAGGACTTTAATTACAATATCGGAGTTAACTACTCTTACAACCACAATGAGTTGACTGATGTAAAAGCAGCTTATGACGGAGCTATCGGTGGTAGTCTTGCGAATGGTCAGATCACTAAGCAGATCAAATCTGGGCAGCCAATCTACGGTTGGTGGATGTGGGAGACCGATGGTGTTTGGCAAAATACCGATGAAATTGCGAACAATGCAAAATATGGTACCCCTCGTCCTGGTCACTTACGCTATAAGGATCAAAATGATGATGGTGTAATCGACAACAGGGATAAAGTATTCTTCGGATCGTATATGCCAACTTCTACTTACGGTGTGAACCTAGGTATCAACTACAAAGCGATTGATTTCTCCCTTTCAGGATATGGTGTTGCAGGTAACAAGATCTACAATGCATTGAAAGGAACTAGGATCAATGGTGGTGAAAACATCACTGAGGATACTTTCAACAACCGTTGGACAGCAGATAACAAATCTAACACCGATCCAGGAGCTGATAGAGATTCATATGCTTCTAGTTATTACTTAGAGTCTGGTAATTATTTCAGGATCAATAACATTACCCTAGGATATACCTTCAAAAAGTTATATAACTCTACTTCAAACATGAGGTTATATTTCACAGCGCAGAATCCATTTATGTTTACCAAGTACACTGGTTTCTCACCAGAGATTGCTAGCGATGGTAATCCTGCATTGACTTCAGGTATTGAGTTATCGGCATACCCTACTACAAGAAACTTCTTGTTTGGTATCAATGTTCAGTTCTAA
- a CDS encoding glucoamylase family protein, giving the protein MRNLYSTILLFSSVFMACSKNEAPDKPSSTSFALTSVSNGNKVLQIASKGIELQPEFILEFDENVSNQDLNNSIQILDANKSTISSTVKLLEAGKKVSITPTKALNPLSKYEVLVKNSLKSNANNPLNQQYNYSFNTAFDPSDKFKRISQDELMTLVQKQTFNYFWTFAHPSSGMIRERNSSTETVTIGGTGFGLMAIVTGIHRNFISKSEGLERTKKIVSFLKTADRYHGAFSHWYQGGTGKTQPFSEKDNGADIVETSLLFQGLMVAREYFQDANLTADINALYQAVEWNFFQNGQNVLFWHWSPNHNWDMNLKVQGWNESLITYVLSAGSNKFSIDKKVYDEGWARNGQMKNGKRFFEMELPLGPDQGGPLFTAQYSFLGINPMGLKDAYADYEVQVKNQTLINRAYCISNPKGFYGYSASSWGLTAGDIPNGYSAMSPSNDLGIISPTAALTSMAFTPKESMEAMEFFYYKLGDKLWGQYGFKDGFSLDEPWFAESYIAINQGPIIIGIENHRSKLIWNLLMKSPEVKNGLKKLGFNSPNI; this is encoded by the coding sequence ATGAGAAATCTATACTCCACTATTTTATTGTTCAGTTCAGTTTTCATGGCTTGTTCTAAAAACGAAGCCCCTGATAAACCTTCTAGTACCAGTTTTGCACTGACTTCTGTTAGCAACGGAAATAAGGTGTTGCAAATTGCTTCCAAAGGAATTGAGCTTCAGCCTGAATTTATTCTTGAGTTTGATGAGAATGTTTCGAATCAAGATCTAAATAACTCCATTCAGATTTTGGATGCCAATAAATCCACAATTTCAAGCACTGTAAAACTACTTGAAGCAGGTAAAAAGGTTTCCATTACTCCGACTAAAGCATTAAACCCTCTATCCAAATATGAAGTATTGGTAAAGAATTCCCTGAAAAGCAATGCTAATAATCCCTTAAACCAACAATACAACTATTCATTCAACACAGCGTTTGACCCTTCTGACAAGTTCAAGAGGATTTCACAGGATGAATTAATGACCTTGGTTCAAAAGCAGACCTTTAACTATTTCTGGACCTTTGCACATCCTAGCTCTGGTATGATCAGGGAACGAAATAGCTCTACTGAAACAGTTACAATTGGAGGAACTGGATTTGGTTTAATGGCTATCGTAACTGGGATTCACAGGAACTTTATCAGTAAATCGGAAGGATTGGAAAGAACCAAGAAAATTGTTTCCTTTCTTAAGACAGCGGATAGATATCATGGCGCTTTTTCGCATTGGTACCAAGGTGGGACAGGAAAAACCCAACCTTTTAGTGAGAAAGATAATGGCGCTGATATTGTTGAGACCTCCCTACTCTTTCAAGGGCTAATGGTCGCTAGGGAATATTTTCAAGACGCCAATTTAACGGCTGATATCAATGCTTTATACCAAGCGGTGGAATGGAATTTCTTTCAGAACGGGCAGAATGTTCTCTTTTGGCATTGGAGTCCTAACCATAATTGGGATATGAACCTGAAGGTTCAAGGATGGAATGAATCATTGATCACTTATGTATTGTCGGCTGGAAGCAATAAGTTCAGTATTGATAAAAAGGTTTATGATGAAGGATGGGCTAGAAATGGACAGATGAAAAATGGAAAGCGTTTCTTTGAGATGGAACTACCTTTAGGTCCAGATCAAGGTGGACCGCTTTTTACAGCACAATATAGTTTTCTTGGAATCAATCCAATGGGATTAAAAGATGCTTATGCCGATTATGAGGTACAGGTGAAAAACCAGACATTAATTAACCGAGCTTATTGTATTTCAAACCCGAAAGGATTTTATGGGTATTCTGCAAGTAGTTGGGGTCTTACAGCAGGTGATATCCCTAATGGATATTCAGCGATGTCACCCAGCAATGATCTAGGGATCATCAGTCCAACAGCTGCATTGACATCCATGGCATTTACACCAAAAGAATCTATGGAAGCCATGGAGTTCTTTTATTATAAGCTTGGTGACAAATTATGGGGCCAATATGGTTTCAAGGATGGCTTCTCCCTGGATGAGCCTTGGTTTGCGGAAAGTTACATCGCAATCAATCAGGGGCCTATTATCATAGGGATTGAGAACCACCGCAGTAAATTAATCTGGAACTTATTGATGAAGAGTCCAGAAGTAAAAAACGGATTAAAGAAATTAGGGTTTAATTCTCCTAACATTTAA
- a CDS encoding RagB/SusD family nutrient uptake outer membrane protein → MKFRNLNIALLAAAGLLMTGCSKDFLDVPSQEVIEAEDSNENYSPEVLVNGIYGMFTDWNYGFSFLGITEIISDNSDKGSSPTDTGGDKDILDNLTYTSTAGSFAALWEQWYKSIGRATNSIQYTEEYGLTDETLKNRYIGEARFLRALNYFWLVRGWGDVPIQEKDLIIRAPQAEVYAYIEADLQFAINNLPDKSKYAAKDLGRATKGAAQGLLSKVYLYQGKWQQAFDLAQAVISSGEYSLEPDYAKIWRLAGENGSESLFEVQARGSSIAHGIQQYSQTQGPRGGAAGIGWGFNTPSQNLLDAFNAEKDDIRRDATIIFRNETMFDGLLIGNTENEMYNEKAYSSANGGAGDTDKNLRYLRLGEIYLIKAEAANELGNTSEALTALNAVRSRVKLANSTASGQVAIRQAIWKERRLELAMEHDRWFDLVRTKQAEAAMKAAGKPFVAKHYLFPIPDNQLIQTPDMVQNTGW, encoded by the coding sequence ATGAAATTTAGAAATTTAAATATAGCATTATTGGCAGCTGCAGGTCTTTTGATGACTGGCTGTTCCAAGGATTTTTTAGACGTGCCATCCCAGGAAGTAATTGAAGCTGAAGACAGTAATGAAAATTACTCTCCCGAAGTATTAGTGAATGGTATCTATGGGATGTTCACGGACTGGAATTATGGATTCTCCTTCTTGGGGATTACAGAAATCATTTCGGATAATTCAGATAAAGGTTCTTCACCTACAGATACTGGTGGTGACAAAGATATCTTAGATAACCTAACCTACACCTCTACTGCTGGTTCATTTGCAGCTTTATGGGAACAATGGTACAAGTCTATAGGTAGAGCGACCAATTCCATTCAATACACAGAAGAATATGGTTTGACGGATGAAACCTTGAAAAACAGGTATATCGGTGAAGCAAGGTTCTTGAGAGCTTTGAATTATTTCTGGTTAGTTCGTGGCTGGGGCGATGTTCCTATCCAGGAGAAAGACCTGATCATTAGGGCTCCTCAGGCTGAAGTGTATGCATACATTGAAGCTGACCTTCAGTTTGCAATCAATAACCTTCCTGATAAGTCCAAATATGCCGCTAAAGATTTGGGTAGAGCTACTAAAGGTGCTGCTCAAGGATTATTATCTAAGGTATATCTATATCAAGGAAAATGGCAGCAAGCATTTGATTTGGCACAAGCAGTAATTAGTTCTGGAGAATATTCTTTAGAGCCTGATTACGCCAAGATCTGGAGACTTGCAGGTGAAAACGGGTCCGAATCTCTATTCGAAGTTCAGGCTAGAGGGTCTTCAATTGCCCACGGTATACAACAATACTCGCAAACTCAAGGTCCACGTGGTGGAGCTGCTGGAATTGGTTGGGGATTCAATACACCGTCTCAAAACTTATTGGATGCTTTCAATGCGGAGAAAGATGATATCCGCCGCGATGCTACCATTATTTTCAGAAATGAAACCATGTTTGATGGTTTACTAATCGGAAATACCGAGAATGAAATGTACAACGAAAAGGCCTATTCATCTGCAAATGGTGGAGCTGGCGATACAGATAAAAACCTTAGGTACTTACGTTTAGGTGAAATCTACTTAATCAAAGCAGAAGCTGCCAATGAATTGGGCAATACATCCGAAGCCTTGACAGCTTTGAATGCTGTTCGCTCTCGTGTTAAGCTGGCTAATTCAACAGCTTCAGGCCAAGTAGCCATCCGTCAAGCGATCTGGAAGGAACGTCGTTTAGAGTTGGCTATGGAACATGATCGTTGGTTTGATTTGGTAAGGACCAAACAAGCCGAAGCAGCGATGAAAGCTGCCGGCAAACCGTTCGTTGCTAAACATTATCTGTTCCCTATTCCAGATAATCAATTGATTCAGACACCAGATATGGTTCAAAATACTGGCTGGTAA
- a CDS encoding triple tyrosine motif-containing protein has protein sequence MKLLKYFLVILFIVGHFVESNGQNIPRVGSPYVQQYSKTVYHAGNQNWGIAVSPEGMIYSANTEGLLQYDGQEWELYRMKNHAGLRSVNIDPAGRIFVGGAGEFGYWSRSDYGKMEYSSLSGLVSDQQALKNDEIWRIIIDGDKIYFHTFSKSYLYQNNQIKTITADGEPFLFGFQVNGKMYFEQLPSGLHELNDSKLIAIKDKHKLLGYNILAMLPYSSNEVLIGTDRNGVYKMNADGSMEPWRTEAQDLLKKYQINNAVKLFGNQYAFGTIQNGVIIVNQAGEIVQHINKNNGLQNNTVLSLAVDKQSNLWVGLDNGIDRIDINSPLYYYSDLTGNIGTVYSSIIFDNKIYLGTNQGLFVSDWQGVNDYKSLNFRIVPNSQGQVWKLANIKGQLICGHNNGTFVVEGNSMRQVSSVTGAWDFVSMRDSKYWLQANYTGVSLMQSDPSASFVKQFSYKKDPIRNIMQIGPESFWLSNSQNVFSFKLSPNYQDALEFKLENNGLPKGSKLHGIYNLANNIVFASDSGFYLFDNILRAFKPYEELNSQLASFASANKIIPIHNNAYWFIKKSHLAKIQFLSDGKLKIDSSSWNSLKGRMMNDYEQVLNVDENLSLIGLDNGFALYFNQYPVQQNIPKPIITSIWNTTSDPYSIYDELEIPNKENNIRFSFASTWYSSSALKYQYYLEGYTESWSTWEEIAFKDFTNLPFGSYTFQVRAITPNGIKSEITSVSFKVLPPWYLSWPAILAYFIALAAVIYFGKKWYENRLLEHQRKVKKKLLEEQEERMAREAAANEKKLISLKNLQLEQELESKNRELANAAMNIVYKNEMLNNLHHELTNLNDSSGNKLSNDQLRKVNKLIDEAHSDDRDWDLFEKSFNEAHENFFKKLKSEYPSLVPNDLKLCAYLRLNMSSKEIASLLNISTRGVEIRRYRLRKKLNLPTNKNLTEFLLEL, from the coding sequence ATGAAGTTGCTGAAGTATTTCCTAGTTATCTTATTTATTGTTGGTCATTTTGTCGAATCAAATGGTCAGAATATTCCGCGTGTCGGTTCTCCTTATGTGCAGCAGTACAGTAAGACTGTCTACCACGCGGGAAACCAAAACTGGGGCATAGCCGTGAGTCCGGAAGGAATGATCTATTCAGCGAATACAGAAGGTCTTCTTCAATACGATGGCCAGGAATGGGAACTTTATCGGATGAAAAACCATGCTGGTCTACGCAGCGTAAATATTGATCCCGCAGGAAGGATATTTGTAGGTGGAGCTGGGGAATTTGGCTATTGGAGCCGATCCGACTATGGGAAAATGGAATACAGCAGTTTATCCGGATTGGTCAGCGATCAACAGGCATTAAAAAATGATGAAATATGGCGGATCATCATTGATGGTGATAAGATTTATTTCCATACCTTTTCCAAAAGTTACCTCTATCAAAACAACCAGATCAAGACCATCACCGCTGATGGCGAGCCATTTTTATTTGGCTTCCAGGTAAACGGGAAGATGTATTTTGAGCAACTCCCTTCTGGTTTGCATGAACTCAATGATAGCAAGTTAATTGCGATAAAAGATAAACATAAGCTATTAGGATATAATATTTTAGCTATGCTTCCCTATAGTTCCAATGAAGTACTGATCGGGACTGATCGCAATGGCGTTTACAAGATGAATGCCGATGGTAGCATGGAGCCTTGGAGAACCGAAGCCCAGGACTTGCTGAAAAAATATCAGATCAATAATGCAGTCAAGCTTTTTGGAAACCAATATGCATTTGGTACCATTCAAAATGGAGTCATCATTGTCAATCAAGCCGGCGAAATTGTTCAGCATATTAATAAAAACAATGGTCTGCAGAACAATACGGTCCTCAGCTTAGCCGTAGATAAGCAATCCAATCTTTGGGTCGGACTAGACAATGGCATTGATCGGATTGACATCAATAGCCCATTATATTACTACTCAGACCTGACGGGTAATATCGGTACGGTCTACAGCTCGATAATCTTTGACAACAAGATCTATCTTGGCACCAATCAAGGCCTCTTTGTAAGTGATTGGCAAGGGGTCAATGATTATAAGTCTTTAAATTTTAGGATCGTGCCCAATTCCCAAGGTCAGGTATGGAAATTGGCCAATATCAAAGGTCAACTGATCTGTGGCCACAATAATGGAACATTTGTGGTTGAGGGAAATAGCATGCGTCAGGTTTCTTCGGTTACCGGTGCTTGGGATTTTGTCTCCATGCGAGATTCTAAATATTGGCTTCAAGCTAATTATACGGGTGTGAGTTTGATGCAGAGTGATCCTTCTGCAAGCTTTGTAAAACAGTTTTCCTATAAAAAGGACCCAATTAGGAATATAATGCAGATTGGACCTGAAAGCTTTTGGTTGAGTAACTCACAGAATGTTTTCAGTTTTAAATTAAGTCCAAACTATCAAGATGCATTAGAATTTAAATTAGAGAATAATGGCTTGCCAAAAGGCAGCAAATTGCATGGGATCTATAATTTGGCCAATAATATTGTTTTTGCAAGTGATTCCGGTTTTTACTTATTTGACAATATCCTAAGGGCTTTCAAACCCTATGAAGAACTGAACAGCCAATTGGCTAGTTTTGCTTCCGCAAATAAAATAATCCCTATCCATAATAATGCTTATTGGTTTATCAAGAAGTCGCATTTGGCCAAAATACAGTTTCTAAGCGATGGCAAGTTAAAGATTGATTCCAGTTCATGGAATTCCCTGAAAGGCCGTATGATGAACGATTATGAGCAGGTATTAAATGTGGATGAAAACCTCTCTCTAATTGGTTTGGATAACGGCTTTGCCTTGTATTTCAATCAATATCCCGTTCAGCAAAACATCCCTAAACCTATCATTACAAGTATTTGGAACACTACATCTGATCCTTATTCAATTTATGATGAACTTGAGATCCCGAATAAGGAAAATAATATCAGGTTTTCTTTTGCGTCAACTTGGTATTCCTCTTCAGCATTGAAGTACCAATATTATCTGGAAGGATATACCGAATCTTGGTCTACATGGGAGGAAATTGCATTTAAGGATTTCACCAATCTACCCTTTGGAAGTTATACCTTTCAGGTCAGGGCTATTACTCCTAATGGTATAAAATCTGAGATAACCTCTGTCTCATTTAAAGTATTACCGCCATGGTACCTGAGTTGGCCTGCTATTCTAGCTTATTTCATTGCATTAGCTGCTGTGATATACTTCGGTAAGAAATGGTATGAAAACAGGTTGTTGGAGCATCAGCGAAAGGTCAAGAAGAAATTATTGGAAGAACAAGAAGAACGTATGGCTCGTGAGGCTGCTGCCAATGAGAAAAAATTGATTTCCTTGAAGAACTTGCAATTGGAACAGGAATTGGAAAGTAAGAACAGGGAATTGGCCAATGCGGCCATGAACATTGTCTATAAGAATGAGATGCTCAATAATCTGCATCATGAACTGACCAATCTAAATGACTCCAGTGGGAACAAATTGAGCAACGATCAATTGCGAAAGGTAAATAAACTGATCGATGAAGCACATAGTGATGACCGGGACTGGGATCTGTTTGAGAAGAGCTTCAATGAAGCGCATGAGAACTTCTTTAAGAAGCTTAAATCTGAATACCCTAGCTTGGTTCCCAATGACCTGAAGTTATGCGCTTATTTAAGGTTAAATATGTCCAGCAAGGAAATAGCTTCTCTCTTGAACATCAGTACCCGTGGCGTCGAAATCCGCCGGTATAGACTGCGAAAGAAGTTGAATTTACCTACCAATAAGAACCTTACTGAATTCCTTTTGGAACTGTAA
- a CDS encoding TIGR00730 family Rossman fold protein, which yields MSNKFVREEINFLKGARGRWNELKYAIGVVFQFMKGFRTLHFVGPCVTVFGSARFGEDHPYYVQARELSAKLADQGFTIMTGGGPGIMEAANRGAKDVDGNSVGCNIVLPHEQKHNPYMDKFVNIDYFFVRKELLRKYSFAFVIMPGGFGTLDEFFETLTLIQTKKISQFPIVIMGMDYHKNIKEHVDMMIEAKTISPEDQDLLLFTDDITEAALHIMKYADTNKIIKLKEPKPNWILGEKKAI from the coding sequence ATGAGTAATAAATTTGTACGTGAGGAAATCAATTTCCTAAAAGGTGCTCGAGGTAGATGGAATGAATTGAAATATGCCATCGGTGTTGTATTTCAATTTATGAAAGGATTCCGGACCTTACATTTCGTTGGTCCATGTGTCACCGTATTTGGATCTGCGCGTTTTGGAGAAGATCATCCCTATTATGTTCAGGCTCGGGAGCTTTCTGCAAAATTAGCTGACCAAGGTTTTACCATCATGACTGGCGGCGGCCCTGGGATAATGGAAGCGGCCAATCGGGGTGCAAAGGACGTGGATGGAAATTCAGTGGGCTGCAATATTGTATTGCCCCATGAACAGAAGCACAATCCTTACATGGATAAGTTTGTAAATATTGATTATTTCTTCGTCCGAAAAGAATTGCTCCGTAAATATTCCTTTGCTTTTGTCATTATGCCAGGTGGTTTTGGAACTTTGGATGAATTCTTTGAAACCCTGACCCTTATACAGACCAAAAAGATCTCTCAATTTCCAATCGTTATTATGGGCATGGATTATCATAAAAACATCAAGGAACATGTCGATATGATGATCGAGGCAAAAACGATCAGTCCAGAGGATCAAGACTTATTATTGTTTACGGATGATATCACTGAAGCTGCCCTGCATATCATGAAGTATGCAGACACGAATAAGATCATCAAGCTTAAGGAACCAAAACCAAATTGGATATTGGGCGAGAAAAAGGCTATTTAA